Proteins encoded within one genomic window of Methanothrix harundinacea 6Ac:
- the artA gene encoding archaeosortase A produces the protein MIIGWLIGNVLWMGLALLAASALSGRRLLAGLGWVLFGVHWLKQPAHYLEIKDPFNVLLTLAVALFCLYLGWIVLARGSASASSAWAASAVAIGGFAYFPFAEVQPLKEWLISETADLTLLLLGALGIPAASGGGSVIVLADRSVEIVLACTAIESMALFAGVVLSVQAPLRRRAAALVASVPVIYLLNLFRNVFVVVAYGWGWFGADSFYYAHNVIAKAGSAVALFAIAYVVFLLLPELLEMIEDLAVEIRRGGGEPA, from the coding sequence ATGATCATCGGCTGGCTGATCGGGAACGTCCTCTGGATGGGGCTTGCCCTCCTCGCCGCCTCGGCCCTCTCGGGCCGCCGGCTCCTGGCGGGGCTCGGCTGGGTCCTCTTCGGCGTCCACTGGCTGAAGCAGCCCGCCCACTACCTGGAGATCAAAGACCCCTTCAACGTCCTCCTCACCCTGGCGGTAGCCCTCTTCTGCCTCTACCTCGGCTGGATCGTCCTCGCCAGGGGATCGGCCTCCGCCTCCTCCGCCTGGGCTGCCTCGGCGGTGGCGATAGGGGGGTTCGCCTACTTCCCCTTCGCCGAGGTTCAGCCCCTGAAGGAATGGCTGATATCGGAGACGGCGGACCTGACCCTCCTCCTTTTGGGAGCCCTCGGCATCCCGGCGGCCTCCGGCGGCGGCAGCGTCATAGTCCTTGCCGACCGGTCGGTGGAGATCGTCCTCGCCTGCACCGCCATCGAGAGCATGGCCCTCTTCGCCGGGGTCGTCCTCTCGGTCCAGGCCCCCCTGAGGAGGAGGGCGGCGGCCCTCGTCGCCTCCGTCCCGGTGATATATCTCCTCAACCTCTTCCGGAACGTCTTCGTGGTCGTAGCCTACGGATGGGGTTGGTTTGGGGCCGATAGCTTCTATTATGCCCACAACGTCATCGCCAAGGCGGGATCGGCCGTCGCCCTCTTCGCCATCGCCTACGTCGTCTTCCTCCTCCTCCCGGAGCTCCTCGAGATGATCGAGGACCTGGCCGTCGAGATCAGGCGGGGCGGGGGTGAGCCGGCCTGA
- a CDS encoding S8 family serine peptidase, translating to MDGYGWGPILAVGLLLALAAAASAGSGVPQDLDPPISEALGLLLGDELLNGTEKIPVIVVFEEGSDKVVPDLEVKHSYRTINGVSGRANASVLQRLAEDPQVLGVYPDGTVAAAQPENATRDLRNFCATGRVNAKPLWDRGINGTGVVVAVLDSGIDKNHPDLAGKVVGEVNFVDSERTTDDLLGHGTTVAGIIAGSGTASGGEYVGVAPGASLLNVRVIDSKGSGQISDIIAGIDWAIDNDADILTMSLGGLNLGESNPPISMAADNAMDAGTVVCVAAGNLDERLLLLMLVASSVSLGGVESPGDGVKVITVGATDCDDRIAAFSGSGPLRDGRYKPSLVAPGVSVVSTVPLKLDIEGKIDNYYARASGTSLSTPVVAGVAALLLQADPSLTPAGVKAALTRGAKKLSNSQDEEYEAYYQGAGLVDAERSFELLGVDRLCNALPDRWSGGRWVYGDFWVVGDDTVYGSLDTGADRFQKKLYALAPGDVDWSSKFLFFTDRPLANVTTTASGEVARWTMVQPLPRTIPANGQRIFGIGMSVPEGAAPGLYEGRIEISENGTGILSIPISVEVAAPVEIVRGRGSAAGSLVRGEWDYYYVEVPTSTDELKCSLRWEGEADLDLFLLSPTSEYVPAEGGDGVESVLVETPPTGRWLLAAHPRNITGEIDYVLEVERTLLTSSPRRWSAGSAIPGETKEATFSLRNGGPPLANVTYVGMMEKVEKVAWNDSIGDKVIWTVPIEVPANVTRLGVRLTWDDPDSDLALLLFNQRGRPVDVSYGGEVVEVTGASHPAPGIWRAIVYGYHVTTKARQTFDLEATFYLQDTWSWVSAEGPDRLDSGTEGSFNATIAVPPDAPSAGLEGYIQIRSDEDRFTIPVSITVAGAALTGSSRTELFDEDGDGLYERLCVEVGVDVTSPGVYRVEGSLLDGNGSSIGWFGSTEELEASGSIEICVSGTDIWSRGRCGPLSLENLFLYNGEGEIIDRYQGNITIFQCPQDFQPLSARFTGIFVDETKEAAPEAIVIGVEVAVQTSGSYEIAGRLVDDEGFEIDRTEVLVNLEAGVSTVPLAFNPIRFIVKNAPSRLHLKDLTLRQDGEEIGLVEKAFSTEAHRPEAFATAKETYVISSPAAA from the coding sequence ATGGACGGATATGGATGGGGGCCGATCCTGGCGGTCGGCCTTTTGCTGGCCCTGGCAGCGGCGGCTTCGGCCGGATCCGGGGTCCCTCAGGACCTCGATCCGCCGATCAGCGAAGCCCTGGGCCTCCTCCTCGGAGACGAGCTGCTGAATGGGACGGAGAAGATTCCGGTGATAGTGGTCTTCGAGGAGGGCTCGGATAAGGTGGTGCCCGACCTCGAGGTGAAGCACTCCTACCGGACGATAAACGGGGTCTCCGGAAGGGCGAACGCCTCGGTCCTCCAGAGGCTGGCGGAAGATCCCCAGGTTCTGGGGGTCTATCCCGATGGGACGGTGGCGGCGGCCCAGCCGGAGAACGCGACCCGGGATCTGAGGAACTTCTGCGCCACCGGCAGGGTGAACGCCAAGCCCCTCTGGGACCGCGGGATCAACGGGACCGGGGTGGTGGTGGCGGTCCTCGACTCGGGGATCGACAAGAACCACCCGGACCTGGCGGGGAAGGTGGTGGGAGAGGTGAACTTCGTCGACTCCGAGAGGACGACCGACGACCTCCTCGGCCACGGGACGACGGTGGCGGGGATCATCGCGGGGTCGGGGACCGCCTCCGGCGGCGAGTACGTAGGGGTGGCCCCGGGGGCGAGCCTCCTGAACGTTCGGGTGATCGACAGCAAGGGATCCGGCCAGATCTCCGACATCATCGCCGGGATCGACTGGGCCATAGATAACGACGCCGACATCCTCACCATGAGCCTCGGCGGCCTCAACCTCGGCGAGAGCAACCCGCCGATATCCATGGCCGCCGACAACGCCATGGACGCCGGGACCGTCGTCTGCGTCGCCGCCGGGAACCTCGACGAGAGGCTCCTCCTCCTGATGCTCGTCGCCTCCTCGGTCTCCCTCGGGGGGGTCGAGTCCCCGGGGGATGGCGTCAAGGTGATCACCGTGGGGGCGACGGACTGCGACGACCGGATAGCCGCCTTCAGCGGCTCCGGCCCCCTCCGGGACGGGAGGTACAAGCCGAGCCTGGTAGCCCCGGGGGTGAGCGTCGTATCGACGGTCCCCCTGAAACTGGATATCGAGGGGAAGATCGACAACTATTACGCCCGGGCCTCGGGGACGAGCCTCTCAACCCCCGTGGTGGCGGGGGTCGCCGCCCTCCTCCTCCAGGCTGACCCCTCCCTCACCCCCGCCGGGGTGAAGGCTGCCCTGACCAGGGGCGCAAAGAAGCTCTCGAACAGCCAGGACGAGGAGTACGAGGCCTACTACCAGGGGGCGGGGCTCGTGGACGCCGAGAGGTCCTTCGAGCTTTTGGGGGTCGACCGGCTCTGCAACGCCCTCCCTGACCGCTGGTCGGGGGGGAGGTGGGTCTACGGCGACTTCTGGGTCGTCGGGGACGACACCGTCTACGGGAGCCTCGACACCGGAGCCGACAGGTTCCAGAAGAAGCTCTACGCCCTCGCCCCCGGAGACGTCGACTGGAGCTCCAAGTTCCTCTTCTTCACCGACAGACCCCTCGCCAACGTCACCACCACCGCCTCGGGGGAGGTGGCGAGATGGACGATGGTCCAGCCCCTTCCGAGGACGATCCCCGCCAACGGCCAGCGGATCTTCGGGATCGGGATGAGCGTCCCGGAGGGGGCGGCTCCGGGGCTCTACGAAGGGAGGATAGAGATATCCGAGAACGGGACCGGGATCCTCTCCATCCCCATATCCGTGGAGGTGGCGGCGCCGGTGGAGATCGTCCGGGGCCGAGGATCGGCGGCGGGCTCCCTCGTCCGGGGCGAGTGGGATTACTACTACGTCGAGGTCCCCACCAGCACCGACGAGCTGAAGTGCTCCCTCCGGTGGGAGGGGGAGGCGGACCTGGACCTCTTCCTCCTCTCCCCCACCAGCGAGTACGTCCCTGCGGAGGGGGGGGACGGCGTGGAGTCGGTCCTGGTGGAGACCCCCCCCACCGGCCGGTGGCTCCTCGCAGCCCACCCGAGGAACATAACGGGAGAGATCGACTACGTCCTGGAGGTGGAGAGGACCCTCCTCACCAGCTCGCCGAGGAGGTGGTCGGCGGGCTCCGCCATCCCAGGGGAGACGAAGGAGGCGACCTTCAGCCTCCGGAACGGGGGCCCCCCCCTCGCCAACGTCACCTACGTCGGGATGATGGAGAAGGTGGAGAAGGTCGCCTGGAACGACTCGATCGGGGACAAGGTGATATGGACCGTCCCCATCGAGGTCCCGGCCAACGTCACCCGGCTGGGGGTGAGGCTCACCTGGGACGACCCCGATAGCGACCTCGCCCTCCTCCTCTTCAACCAGCGAGGCAGGCCCGTCGACGTCTCCTACGGCGGAGAGGTGGTGGAGGTGACGGGGGCGAGCCACCCCGCCCCCGGGATCTGGAGGGCGATAGTCTACGGCTATCACGTCACCACCAAGGCGAGGCAGACCTTCGACCTGGAGGCGACCTTCTACCTCCAGGACACCTGGTCCTGGGTCTCGGCCGAGGGCCCCGACCGCCTCGACTCCGGGACGGAGGGGAGCTTCAACGCCACCATCGCCGTCCCCCCCGACGCCCCCAGCGCCGGCCTGGAGGGGTACATCCAGATCCGGTCCGACGAGGACCGGTTCACCATCCCCGTCAGCATCACCGTGGCGGGGGCGGCGCTGACGGGGTCGAGCAGGACTGAGCTCTTCGACGAGGACGGCGACGGCCTCTACGAGAGGCTCTGCGTCGAGGTGGGGGTGGACGTCACCTCCCCCGGCGTGTACAGGGTAGAGGGGAGCCTCCTGGACGGGAACGGCTCTTCCATCGGCTGGTTCGGGAGCACCGAGGAGCTGGAGGCCTCCGGGTCGATCGAGATCTGCGTCAGCGGGACCGATATCTGGAGCCGGGGGAGGTGCGGACCCCTCAGCCTCGAGAACCTCTTCCTCTACAACGGGGAGGGCGAGATCATCGATCGGTACCAGGGGAACATCACCATCTTCCAGTGCCCCCAGGACTTCCAGCCCCTATCGGCGAGGTTTACGGGGATCTTCGTTGACGAGACGAAGGAGGCAGCTCCGGAGGCGATCGTCATCGGGGTGGAGGTCGCCGTCCAGACCTCGGGGAGCTACGAGATTGCGGGGAGGCTCGTAGACGACGAGGGGTTTGAGATCGACAGGACAGAGGTGCTGGTGAACCTGGAGGCGGGGGTGTCGACCGTCCCCCTCGCCTTCAACCCCATCAGGTTCATCGTGAAGAACGCCCCCTCGAGGCTCCACCTCAAGGACCTCACCCTCCGCCAGGATGGCGAGGAGATCGGCCTTGTGGAGAAGGCCTTCTCGACGGAGGCGCACCGGCCCGAGGCCTTCGCCACGGCGAAGGAGACCTACGTCATCTCCTCCCCGGCGGCGGCCTGA
- the tnpA gene encoding IS200/IS605 family transposase produces the protein MTKQGHWISARGCVYNVYYHFVWSTKYRRKVLIGSIAEDLHGLHELIATQKGITLINQEIMPDHVHIFVTAHPIFAPANIAKIFKGITAKKLFEKHPELRNQLWNGHLWNPSYYVGTCGDTTKDVIERYVEMQKVK, from the coding sequence ATGACCAAACAAGGGCATTGGATAAGCGCAAGAGGATGCGTCTATAACGTGTATTACCACTTCGTATGGTCAACAAAGTATCGAAGGAAGGTTCTTATTGGTTCAATCGCCGAAGACCTTCATGGGTTGCATGAATTGATAGCAACGCAGAAGGGTATTACATTGATCAATCAGGAAATCATGCCTGATCACGTTCATATCTTTGTAACTGCCCATCCTATATTTGCTCCTGCTAACATTGCCAAAATATTCAAGGGTATTACCGCGAAGAAGCTCTTTGAAAAGCACCCAGAATTGAGAAATCAGCTTTGGAATGGACATCTCTGGAATCCGTCTTATTATGTTGGCACCTGTGGAGATACTACCAAAGATGTAATAGAACGCTATGTTGAAATGCAAAAGGTGAAGTGA
- a CDS encoding RNA-guided endonuclease InsQ/TnpB family protein has protein sequence MLKVLRYRIYPTKSQRTKMADTLELCRWTYNEVLAVRKNAYEQEGKSLSYYDTKKLLPGWKEEKPKMKEVHSQVLQEVVKRVDLAYQAFFRRVKNGEEPGYPRFKGYGRYDSFTYTQSGFSLKPGKLWLSKIGDIKIKLHRDIVGEIQRLNIRRMPTGKWFASLLVKVEPDEPIPKTGLSMGVDVGLKSFITLSSGEHVDNPRFFVHEENALARAQRKLSKAGKGTPERARALKVVHRVHERITNKRDDFVQKLSLSLVKSYDLIAFEDLNIKGMVKNHCLAKHIADAAWNQLITATSYKAEWAGKRVELVNPSKTSQICSGCGQVVQKVLSERVHRCPFCGLTLDRDHNAAINILRLGLQSVAKA, from the coding sequence TTGCTGAAAGTGCTTCGCTATAGGATCTATCCTACAAAATCTCAGAGAACCAAGATGGCTGACACCTTGGAGCTTTGCAGATGGACCTATAACGAAGTACTAGCCGTCAGGAAGAACGCTTACGAGCAAGAAGGCAAATCTCTCTCCTATTACGATACCAAGAAGCTTTTGCCAGGATGGAAAGAAGAAAAGCCCAAAATGAAGGAAGTCCATTCTCAAGTTCTACAGGAAGTAGTTAAGAGAGTTGACCTGGCATATCAAGCATTCTTCAGAAGAGTCAAGAACGGAGAAGAACCAGGATATCCAAGGTTCAAGGGTTATGGTAGGTACGATAGCTTCACTTACACCCAATCAGGATTCTCCTTGAAACCTGGCAAGCTTTGGCTTTCTAAGATCGGAGACATCAAAATTAAGCTGCATAGAGACATTGTCGGAGAGATCCAGAGGCTTAACATCAGGAGAATGCCCACTGGAAAATGGTTTGCATCTCTCTTGGTTAAAGTTGAACCAGATGAACCTATTCCAAAGACCGGATTATCGATGGGTGTTGACGTTGGTCTGAAGAGTTTCATCACCCTATCAAGTGGCGAACATGTAGATAACCCAAGGTTCTTCGTTCATGAAGAGAATGCTCTGGCAAGAGCCCAGAGAAAGCTATCCAAGGCCGGAAAAGGAACACCAGAAAGGGCTAGGGCCTTGAAAGTGGTTCATAGGGTTCATGAAAGAATCACCAACAAGAGGGATGATTTTGTTCAAAAGTTATCCTTGTCCTTGGTCAAATCCTATGACTTGATAGCCTTTGAAGACTTGAATATCAAGGGCATGGTCAAGAATCATTGTCTTGCAAAGCATATAGCGGATGCTGCTTGGAACCAACTGATAACTGCCACGTCTTACAAGGCAGAATGGGCCGGTAAACGTGTTGAACTGGTGAATCCTTCAAAGACATCCCAAATATGCTCTGGCTGTGGCCAGGTGGTTCAAAAAGTTCTATCCGAGAGAGTCCACAGATGTCCTTTCTGTGGTCTGACTCTGGATAGAGATCATAATGCAGCCATAAACATTCTCAGACTGGGGCTACAGTCTGTGGCGAAAGCCTAG
- a CDS encoding dicarboxylate/amino acid:cation symporter codes for MDGRARPSKIKHPPQIKRLSLQLQSLIKGRMWLKVLLGMVLGTALGISIGPAAGVVDPGVSKALSEWLSLPGYIFLGLLQMIVVPLVFSSIILGIAANQEMEMVKRLGVLAGLYFVATTAVAIAIGIGIALLINPGQYIQGEEVILLAAAPQGSQEVADLPEIAEIPGIIGGLFPTNPLDAMASGQMLQVVLFSVIVGIAVLTLSPRSSAPFMDILGSLQEICMTVVRWSMLLAPLAVFGLMAKFTAQLGLETLLGMGVYVAAVLLGLFILLILYLAIILAYLRRDPLRFLADSRDAILIAFSTSSSAATMPVSIKVAEEKLGIRPAVGQFIIPLGATINMNGTALYQGVATVFLAQVFGVELTMAQLLLVMIIAVGASIGTPSTPGVGIVILATILASVGVPAEGVALIIGVDRILDMSRTSVNVAGDLVASAVMDRLARGRLDTLLDIGDGDEGG; via the coding sequence ATGGATGGGAGAGCGCGACCCTCGAAGATCAAGCATCCACCCCAGATAAAGAGGCTGAGCCTCCAGCTCCAGTCTCTCATCAAGGGGAGGATGTGGCTGAAGGTCCTCCTGGGGATGGTCCTGGGGACGGCCCTCGGCATCTCCATCGGCCCCGCGGCGGGAGTCGTAGACCCGGGGGTCTCCAAGGCCCTCAGCGAGTGGCTATCCCTCCCGGGATACATATTCCTCGGCCTGTTGCAGATGATCGTCGTCCCCCTCGTCTTCTCCTCCATCATCCTGGGCATCGCCGCAAATCAGGAGATGGAGATGGTAAAAAGGCTGGGGGTCCTCGCAGGCCTCTACTTCGTGGCGACGACCGCCGTAGCCATCGCCATCGGGATAGGGATCGCCCTCCTGATCAATCCGGGGCAGTACATCCAGGGGGAGGAGGTGATCCTCCTGGCGGCCGCCCCTCAAGGGTCCCAGGAGGTCGCGGATCTGCCCGAGATCGCCGAGATCCCGGGGATCATCGGCGGCCTCTTCCCCACCAACCCCCTCGACGCCATGGCCAGCGGCCAGATGCTCCAGGTTGTCCTCTTCTCCGTCATCGTCGGGATCGCGGTCCTCACCCTCTCCCCCCGGAGCTCCGCCCCCTTCATGGACATCCTCGGGTCCCTCCAGGAGATCTGCATGACCGTCGTCAGGTGGAGCATGCTCCTCGCCCCCCTGGCGGTCTTCGGCCTGATGGCGAAGTTCACCGCCCAGCTGGGGCTGGAGACCCTTCTGGGGATGGGGGTCTACGTGGCGGCCGTCCTCCTCGGCCTCTTCATCCTCCTCATCCTATACCTGGCGATAATTCTGGCCTACCTCCGGAGGGACCCCCTCCGGTTCCTCGCCGACTCCAGAGACGCCATCCTCATCGCCTTCTCCACCTCCAGCTCCGCCGCCACCATGCCCGTCTCCATCAAGGTCGCCGAGGAGAAGCTCGGGATCAGGCCGGCGGTCGGCCAGTTCATCATACCCCTGGGGGCGACGATCAACATGAACGGGACCGCCCTCTATCAGGGGGTGGCGACGGTATTCCTCGCCCAGGTCTTCGGGGTGGAGCTGACGATGGCCCAGCTCCTCCTGGTGATGATCATCGCCGTGGGGGCTTCGATCGGGACCCCCTCCACCCCCGGCGTTGGGATCGTCATCCTCGCGACGATCCTCGCGAGCGTCGGGGTTCCGGCGGAGGGGGTGGCCCTCATCATCGGCGTAGACCGGATCCTGGACATGAGCAGGACCTCGGTGAACGTCGCCGGCGACCTCGTCGCCTCCGCCGTCATGGACAGGCTAGCCCGGGGGAGGCTGGACACCCTCCTGGATATCGGGGATGGGGATGAGGGAGGATGA
- the glgP gene encoding alpha-glucan family phosphorylase produces the protein MGRDNGDNSSVAYFSMEIGLEEGIHTYSGGLGVLAGDTIRSAADFRVPMAAVTLLYRKGHFRQEIGDDGWQREVAAAWPVEEHLEEMGARTAVEVEGRTVHLRAWKREVTGIDGFAVPVYFIDSDLSENSDWDRTLTHHLYGGDDHYRLSQEVILGIGGVRILRELGYGDVKSFHMNEGHAALLTLEILDEAARAAGRREVTEEDKRAVQDRCVFTTHTPVPAGHDKFPIGLARKVIGDRDDFFGLGGVLYEGNLLNMTYLGLNMSRYINGVAKKHGEISRLLFAGYCIDAITNGVHVGRWVSPPFAELFDRHVPMWRRDNFSLRYALSIPREEVWSAHTEAKRRLLGYVREEAGVEMEEEILTIGFARRATPYKRGDLIFRDGERLARISRGAGEIQLVYAGKAHPRDQGGKELIRRIFQAKDALRDDIKIAYLEDYSMTLGGMITSGVDLWLNTPEPPMEASGTSGMKAALNGVPSFSVLDGWWVEGHIEGLTGWSIGDPVRGKGEGRDNSRDAASLYEKLEGVIIPLFYQDREGWTDVMIHSVAINGSFFNTQRMMQEYVLNAYYLR, from the coding sequence ATGGGACGAGATAATGGAGATAATTCGTCGGTGGCCTACTTCTCCATGGAGATAGGCCTCGAGGAGGGGATCCACACCTACAGCGGCGGCCTGGGAGTCCTGGCCGGGGACACCATCCGCTCCGCCGCAGACTTCAGGGTTCCGATGGCAGCAGTCACCCTCCTCTACCGGAAGGGGCACTTCCGCCAGGAGATCGGGGATGACGGGTGGCAGCGGGAGGTGGCGGCGGCCTGGCCTGTGGAGGAGCACCTCGAAGAGATGGGGGCGAGGACCGCCGTAGAGGTGGAGGGGAGGACCGTCCACCTGAGGGCCTGGAAGAGGGAGGTGACGGGGATCGACGGCTTCGCCGTCCCCGTCTACTTCATCGACTCCGACCTTTCCGAGAACTCCGACTGGGATCGGACCCTCACCCATCACCTCTACGGGGGGGACGACCACTACCGCCTCTCCCAGGAGGTGATCCTGGGGATCGGAGGCGTCAGGATCCTCCGGGAGCTCGGCTACGGCGACGTCAAGAGCTTCCACATGAACGAGGGTCACGCAGCCCTCCTGACCCTGGAGATCCTCGACGAGGCGGCGAGGGCGGCGGGGAGGCGAGAGGTGACCGAGGAGGACAAGAGGGCCGTCCAGGACCGGTGCGTCTTCACCACCCACACCCCCGTCCCCGCGGGCCACGACAAGTTTCCCATCGGCCTCGCCCGAAAGGTCATCGGAGATAGGGACGACTTCTTCGGCCTCGGAGGGGTCCTCTACGAGGGGAATCTCCTCAACATGACCTACCTGGGGCTGAACATGAGCCGGTACATCAACGGCGTCGCCAAAAAGCACGGGGAGATCTCCAGGCTCCTCTTCGCTGGATACTGCATCGACGCCATCACCAACGGGGTTCACGTCGGAAGGTGGGTCTCTCCCCCCTTCGCCGAGCTCTTCGACCGCCACGTCCCCATGTGGCGTCGGGACAACTTCAGCCTCCGCTACGCCCTCTCCATCCCTCGCGAGGAGGTCTGGTCCGCCCATACGGAGGCGAAGAGGAGGCTATTGGGATACGTCCGGGAGGAGGCCGGCGTCGAGATGGAGGAGGAGATCCTCACCATCGGCTTCGCCCGGCGGGCGACACCGTACAAGAGGGGGGACCTCATCTTCCGGGATGGTGAGCGGCTGGCGAGGATCTCCCGGGGGGCGGGGGAGATCCAGCTCGTCTACGCCGGAAAGGCCCACCCCCGGGACCAGGGCGGCAAAGAGCTGATAAGGCGGATCTTCCAGGCAAAGGATGCCCTCCGGGACGATATCAAGATCGCCTACCTAGAAGACTACAGCATGACCCTGGGGGGGATGATCACCTCCGGCGTCGATTTATGGCTCAATACCCCCGAGCCGCCGATGGAGGCCTCGGGGACGAGCGGGATGAAGGCGGCCTTGAACGGCGTCCCCAGCTTCTCCGTCCTCGACGGTTGGTGGGTCGAGGGGCATATCGAGGGGCTCACCGGCTGGTCCATCGGCGACCCCGTCCGGGGGAAGGGGGAAGGGCGGGACAATTCCAGGGACGCCGCCTCCCTCTACGAGAAGCTGGAGGGGGTGATAATCCCCCTATTCTACCAGGATAGAGAGGGGTGGACGGACGTGATGATCCACTCCGTCGCCATCAACGGCTCCTTCTTCAATACCCAGAGGATGATGCAGGAGTACGTCCTGAACGCCTACTACCTCCGTTGA
- a CDS encoding 1-phosphofructokinase family hexose kinase, with translation MKAIVSLAINPTIDKSSSVEFVVPGRKLRCTAPTIEPGGGGVNVSRAVRKLGGESTLLYAAGGLNGDLLEELLAGEGLRSRRLPLAGMTRESFAVLEESTGQQYRFGMPGPVLKEEEVQLALEEVAASSPDSGFLVASGSLPPGVPADFYARVARAGKGAGAKVIVDTSGEPLKRALQEGVYLIKPNLREFRELVDGDLRDEAEIEAAARKVVAGGGCELLVISLGSAGALFVSREAVAHMRPPTVRIVSKVGAGDSMVAGITLSLARGMAPRDAALFGIAAGAAAVMTPGSELCRKEDAERLYRKLRADRD, from the coding sequence ATGAAAGCAATCGTCTCTTTAGCCATCAACCCGACGATCGACAAGAGCTCCAGCGTCGAGTTCGTCGTCCCCGGGAGGAAGCTCCGCTGCACCGCCCCCACCATCGAGCCGGGCGGGGGCGGGGTGAACGTCTCCCGGGCGGTCAGGAAGCTCGGGGGCGAGTCGACCCTCCTCTACGCCGCCGGGGGGCTCAACGGCGACCTCCTCGAGGAGCTCCTGGCGGGGGAGGGGCTCCGGAGCCGGCGGCTCCCCCTGGCGGGGATGACCCGGGAGAGCTTCGCCGTCCTGGAGGAGTCGACGGGGCAGCAGTACAGGTTCGGGATGCCGGGGCCGGTGCTGAAGGAGGAGGAGGTGCAGCTCGCCCTGGAGGAGGTCGCCGCCTCCTCCCCGGACTCCGGCTTCCTCGTCGCCAGCGGGAGCCTTCCCCCGGGGGTCCCGGCTGACTTCTACGCCCGGGTCGCCCGGGCCGGGAAGGGGGCGGGGGCGAAGGTGATCGTCGACACCTCCGGCGAGCCCCTGAAGAGGGCCCTCCAGGAGGGGGTCTACCTGATAAAGCCGAACCTCCGGGAGTTCCGGGAGCTGGTGGACGGGGACCTGAGGGATGAGGCGGAGATCGAGGCGGCGGCCCGGAAGGTGGTGGCCGGCGGCGGCTGCGAGCTCCTCGTCATCTCCCTGGGCTCTGCAGGAGCTCTATTCGTCAGCCGGGAGGCGGTCGCCCACATGAGGCCGCCGACGGTCAGGATCGTCAGCAAGGTGGGGGCGGGCGACAGCATGGTGGCGGGGATCACCCTCAGCCTCGCCCGGGGGATGGCGCCCCGGGACGCGGCCCTCTTCGGGATCGCCGCCGGGGCCGCCGCCGTCATGACCCCCGGCTCGGAGCTCTGCCGAAAGGAGGACGCAGAGCGGCTCTACAGGAAGCTCCGAGCGGATCGCGACTGA
- a CDS encoding RNA-guided endonuclease InsQ/TnpB family protein — MMQTLKVKLEPTPEQVQAIRETMHQFNAACNFVADKAFELHTANKIELQKVVYYPIREQFNLSAQMAVRAISKTCEAYKRDKSIKPTFDPDGSVVYDQRLMSWKGLDLVSLLTLEGRIKVPVVICEYHEPRLNRIRGQADLIFERGEFYLCVVVEVPESPKIEPIGVIGVDLGITNIAVDSTGEEFSGDGIENVRSKIDNLKADLQSCGTDSAKRHLKKLSGREARFRRDVNHCISKKLVAKAKDTSSVIALEDLQGIRERMTVSKAQRRKQHSWGFYQHRQFVEYKAAIAGVPVVYIDPDYTSQECPICHHISRSNRPTRDRFACVCCGFSGPADTVAARNIAARVAVNLPIVARFFAEPQAPNTGEPHARQFIGG, encoded by the coding sequence ATGATGCAGACGCTCAAGGTCAAGCTTGAACCGACCCCAGAACAGGTTCAAGCTATTCGCGAGACGATGCATCAGTTTAACGCCGCCTGCAACTTCGTGGCTGACAAAGCGTTTGAGCTTCATACCGCCAATAAAATCGAGCTGCAGAAGGTCGTTTATTATCCGATTCGGGAACAATTTAACCTCTCCGCTCAGATGGCGGTCAGAGCTATCTCTAAGACCTGCGAAGCCTACAAGAGAGACAAATCGATCAAACCGACCTTCGATCCTGACGGATCTGTCGTTTACGATCAGAGACTCATGTCCTGGAAAGGTCTCGATCTCGTTTCTCTCTTGACTCTCGAAGGCAGGATAAAGGTCCCTGTTGTCATCTGCGAGTACCACGAACCCCGGCTCAATCGGATCCGAGGACAGGCCGACCTCATTTTCGAACGGGGTGAGTTCTATCTCTGCGTCGTCGTCGAAGTTCCCGAGTCTCCGAAGATCGAACCGATTGGTGTTATCGGCGTCGATCTCGGGATCACGAACATTGCCGTTGATTCGACCGGCGAAGAGTTCTCCGGTGACGGTATCGAGAACGTTCGATCCAAGATAGATAACCTCAAGGCCGATCTTCAAAGCTGCGGGACCGATAGCGCCAAACGTCATCTCAAGAAACTCTCGGGTCGGGAGGCTAGGTTTCGTCGAGACGTGAACCACTGCATCTCCAAAAAACTGGTTGCGAAAGCTAAAGACACCTCTTCCGTGATCGCCCTCGAAGATCTTCAGGGTATCCGGGAGAGGATGACGGTTTCGAAGGCTCAGAGACGCAAACAGCATAGCTGGGGATTCTATCAGCACAGGCAGTTCGTCGAGTACAAGGCAGCGATCGCTGGAGTTCCAGTGGTCTACATCGACCCTGACTATACGTCCCAGGAATGCCCCATTTGTCATCATATATCCCGGTCAAACCGACCTACTCGAGATCGGTTTGCATGTGTCTGCTGTGGTTTCTCTGGCCCTGCTGACACCGTCGCAGCTCGAAACATAGCTGCAAGGGTGGCTGTCAACCTACCCATCGTGGCCCGATTTTTTGCGGAGCCGCAAGCCCCCAATACTGGCGAGCCTCATGCCCGCCAATTCATTGGCGGGTAG